The DNA segment CGTGATGGGCCAGGATCGCCTGATGCACGTGGAGGGCGCCCTTGGGCTTGCCGGTGGTCCCGCTGGTGAAGTGCAATAGTGCGAGGTCTTCGGGGTCGGTGGGCGGGACGATGAAGTCGGGACTGGCGGCCGCCAGGGCCTCATCCCAGCCGAGGGTCTCGGGCGTCGCCGCCGCGTCGACCAGGATCACGTGTTTTAAATGAGGAAGCGAGGCGCGGATCGCCGCGACCTTCTTTTGGTAGAGCGCGGAGGTGGTGACGAGGAGCTTCCCCTCGCCCAGGGAGAGTCGCGTCTGGATGGGCTCGGGGCCGAAGGCGGAAAAGAGCGGACAGAAGACGGCGCCGGCCTTCAAGGCGCCCAGGGCGGTCACGTAGAGCTCGGGGACGCGGCCGAGCAGGCCGAAGACCCGGTCCCCCTTCTTGAGTCCCAGGCTCGCCAAGAGGTTGGCGAAGCGATTGGTGGCCTCATAGAGCCGGCCGTAGCTGAAGTCCTCGTGCCCGCCCTCCCTTTGGAGGAAACGGATCGCGCATTGCTCCGAGCGGGGACCGAGGGCGTGGCGATCCACCGCCTCGAAGCCGATGTTCAGGCCGCGTCCACCCGGCAAGCCCTGCAGTCCCTCGGCGGCGGCCTTCGCCCAGGAAAAGGACTCGCGCGCGGCTTCATAATCCCGCAACTGGGGCGCGACCTGCCACTCGCCCGGTTTTTTTTCGATGCGCAGCGCCGGCATGGCGTCCTTTCAAGCCCAATATTCCCGGAGCTCCCGCGGCAGGAGGTGAACGATGTCGGCGATCTCGCCGCGAGAAACGTGCCGGGACAGGACCCTAAAGACCGCCGAGACCATGCGGCTTAGGTCGCCGACGGTCTCGAGCTCGGTATCGTTGTCGAAGTACTCGGCGACCCGCAGCAGGAAGTCGGCCTCGTGGCGCTCCTTCGCCAGCCGGTCGGCGGGTCGCCAGCCCTCGTAGTAGAGGCCCCTCAGCAGCATCGGCAACTGCGCGCCGAGTTGGACGGTCTCTCCCAGCGGAAGGTGGTCCCGCAGGGCGTGGAGCACCACGCGCAAGGCCCGGTAGCCGCGCTGCGGGTCGCTCCATTGCAGGTCTTGCATCAGTTCCTTGATCCAAGCGTTCGATTTTTCGATCGTTTTTTCGAAGGCCGACACGTGCATCGCCATAAGCCCCTCCTTTTTTATCATTGTCCCACTTTCCCCCGGGGAAACCGATGAGACTGGTCAGTCCGCTTCCTGACTTTTGTCAGGAAAAGCCCAGCCCCCGCCCGCGAAACGGAGAGCCAAGAGGAAGCGGTTGGCAAAGCGGCGGACATCCCCTAGAATCGGCCCAGGAAAATCGCATGAAACCGCTCCGCCTCAGCCTCCTCGCCCTCTTATTCCTTTGGATCCGCACGCCCGCGGCGCAGGCCGTCCCGCTGCTGCCGCTGCAATTTTCCCCGGCCGCCTTGCAATTTGGGGCCGTCACCCTGGGAGACACCTTCGGCACCCTTAATATCACCCTGAGGCTGCGGGACCCGGCGACCTCCTTCGGCCCCATCCGCGTCTCCCTGAGCGACCCTCGACACTTCACGGTCGACTCCGACACCTGCTCGGGCGCCATTCTAAGCGGCGCGATGGAATGCCAGGTCGGGGCCTCCTTTTCGCCCGACGTCTTCGGGCACTACTCTTCCTTCCTGGTGGTCTTGGACGAGGCCGGCAATTTGGGGAACTTTGTCCCCCTCGAGGGGATCGGCGCGGAGGGCGGCTTTCCGGGACCTCCGGCGCCCCTCGCGACCGAGACGACGGTCTCCCTCTC comes from the Deltaproteobacteria bacterium PRO3 genome and includes:
- a CDS encoding DUF2267 domain-containing protein, yielding MAMHVSAFEKTIEKSNAWIKELMQDLQWSDPQRGYRALRVVLHALRDHLPLGETVQLGAQLPMLLRGLYYEGWRPADRLAKERHEADFLLRVAEYFDNDTELETVGDLSRMVSAVFRVLSRHVSRGEIADIVHLLPRELREYWA
- a CDS encoding choice-of-anchor D domain-containing protein; this translates as MRLVSPLPDFCQEKPSPRPRNGEPRGSGWQSGGHPLESAQENRMKPLRLSLLALLFLWIRTPAAQAVPLLPLQFSPAALQFGAVTLGDTFGTLNITLRLRDPATSFGPIRVSLSDPRHFTVDSDTCSGAILSGAMECQVGASFSPDVFGHYSSFLVVLDEAGNLGNFVPLEGIGAEGGFPGPPAPLATETTVSLSTDLLDFGTQPPGVLSGGQGFTLINTGGSDLRVQATTFGGDAPFNFARIDACAPQLVPPGGTCAVTAFFNPLTADPAQAAFAVNGAAPFPTPTGGGCALNPASSTSGAAALLSLAHSLLVLALSRRLK
- a CDS encoding acetate--CoA ligase, with translation MPALRIEKKPGEWQVAPQLRDYEAARESFSWAKAAAEGLQGLPGGRGLNIGFEAVDRHALGPRSEQCAIRFLQREGGHEDFSYGRLYEATNRFANLLASLGLKKGDRVFGLLGRVPELYVTALGALKAGAVFCPLFSAFGPEPIQTRLSLGEGKLLVTTSALYQKKVAAIRASLPHLKHVILVDAAATPETLGWDEALAAASPDFIVPPTDPEDLALLHFTSGTTGKPKGALHVHQAILAHHVTGRLALDFHEGDIFWCTADPGWVTGTSYGILSPLSNGVTMIVDAQDFDAQRWYQILEEQR